In Methylomagnum ishizawai, one DNA window encodes the following:
- a CDS encoding peptidase, translated as MTYCLSINVDRGLIFCSDSRTNAGMDNIGSYSKMHTFIWPGDRVFVLLSAGNLATTQAVVKKLNHDIDQTLVPNLLSVGSISEAADYVGMISTQIQRQQATRDTANTNFEATFIFGGQLGTATPETFMVYPQGNYIHESSEHPFLQIGETKYGKPILDRTIKREIDLERAARVALVSMNSTIRSNVTVGPPVELLIYERDSLSGGRRLFLTDDDPFAHELSERWNKGLILALESLPVFSWEDKLDKKPSPS; from the coding sequence ATGACTTACTGCCTTTCGATCAACGTAGACCGCGGCTTGATTTTCTGCTCCGACTCCCGCACCAACGCCGGGATGGACAATATCGGCAGCTACTCGAAAATGCATACTTTCATCTGGCCGGGCGACCGGGTGTTCGTCCTGTTGTCGGCGGGCAATCTGGCGACTACCCAGGCCGTGGTGAAAAAACTCAACCACGATATCGACCAGACGCTGGTCCCCAACCTGCTCTCGGTGGGCAGTATCAGCGAAGCCGCCGATTACGTGGGCATGATCAGCACCCAAATCCAGCGCCAACAGGCCACCCGCGACACGGCCAACACCAATTTCGAGGCCACCTTCATCTTCGGGGGACAGTTGGGGACGGCGACCCCGGAGACCTTCATGGTCTATCCGCAGGGCAACTACATCCACGAGTCCAGCGAACACCCGTTCCTGCAAATCGGCGAGACCAAATACGGCAAACCCATCCTGGATCGAACCATCAAGCGCGAGATCGACCTCGAACGCGCCGCCCGCGTGGCATTGGTGTCGATGAACTCCACCATCCGCAGCAATGTGACCGTCGGCCCGCCGGTGGAACTCCTGATCTATGAGCGAGACAGCCTCAGCGGAGGCCGTCGGCTGTTCCTCACCGATGACGATCCCTTCGCCCACGAACTGTCCGAACGCTGGAACAAGGGGCTGATCCTGGCCCTGGAAAGCCTCCCGGTATTTTCCTGGGAGGACAAGCTCGACAAAAAACCGTCCCCGTCCTAA
- a CDS encoding hemerythrin domain-containing protein encodes MHRLLNELHQDHVNLGRVLRILENQLGLLRAGADADIHVLGEIIDYVQSYPDLVHHPREDMIFAAYRARALPGIDVIERLMAEHRTLLDSTAQLKVSLEQWHCDSPMPREQVAGQIDDYLRLQWEHLNLEEGSIYGMLAEGLGEEDWAGIEAGLPPGSDPLFTDQMRRRYQNIYERVVESAY; translated from the coding sequence ATGCACCGCCTACTCAACGAACTGCACCAAGACCATGTCAACCTCGGCAGGGTCTTGCGTATCCTGGAGAACCAGCTCGGCCTGCTCCGCGCCGGCGCGGACGCGGACATCCACGTCCTGGGCGAAATCATCGACTATGTGCAGAGCTATCCCGACCTCGTCCACCATCCCCGCGAGGACATGATCTTCGCGGCCTACCGGGCGCGGGCGCTGCCGGGGATCGACGTGATCGAGCGCCTGATGGCGGAGCATCGAACCCTACTGGACAGCACCGCCCAGCTCAAGGTCTCGCTGGAGCAATGGCATTGCGATTCGCCGATGCCACGGGAACAGGTCGCCGGGCAGATCGACGACTACCTGCGCCTGCAATGGGAACACCTGAACCTGGAGGAAGGCTCGATCTACGGGATGCTGGCCGAAGGGCTGGGGGAAGAGGATTGGGCGGGGATCGAGGCGGGCCTGCCGCCGGGGTCCGATCCCTTGTTCACGGATCAGATGCGGCGGCGCTATCAGAACATCTACGAGCGGGTGGTGGAATCGGCCTATTAA